The genome window AATTGGTCAAGATAAGATTCATAAACAAGCCGTTAAAAATCCAATCAATTTTAAAGAAGTTGACACGTTTTTGTTGACTACCCATATACCAGAGGGGCATGAAGCAATTTGGAATCAATTGCAACAGTATGAAGAGCAAAGGGATTTTCGTATCAGCATGGTAAATTTAATAGACATAAAATCTCAACAAACACGAGAAATAAATACAAAAACATACAGTCCTTTCTTTCATGTATCAAATTACTCAGAAAGTAAGGTGCCTATAAAGGCCATATTATATAAAAATCATGAAGTTAAGTATGAACAAACATTGAAACCAGGTGACATGTTTGCAAGAAATGAACAACTAGGTCCAGGTAAATATACTCTAAAACTAGAATGTATTGGTCAAGGTTATTGTAAAGGTAAAGGAGCTATAACTACTGGAGATATCAATTGGGATTAGGAAGAAACTAAATTACAACCATTAAGCAGTAAGTCAATAACCGGTTCCTTAACGTACAAGGTACCGGTTAATTTGTGTCTAAACGTACAATTTTCCCGAAATAATATGGTGACCCTATGCCCATCGACTTAAAGATTTTGTAGCACCCCAAAACGAAAATTTCATATTTTCATAGGTGTCCATGAGAATTGAGCTCATTTTTTTCGTTTTGGGGTAATTTTGAGTTCTTAAGTTGATGGCAATGGGGTCTACCCCATCGCTATCAAGCTAATAAAATATCCCCTAAAATGAAAAAATACGCTATTCTTTCTGTAGAATCATAGGAAAGGATGGCGTTTTTGTATGTCCATTTCTGTATCTGATGAATTACAACTATTTGTTCAAGAAATTCAAAGCTTTTTATCCCCTAATATCTTACGAAATCTTGCTAGAGATGTTGGCTTTGTGCAACGAACAAGTAAATACCAAGCCAAAGATTTAGTTGCTTTATGTGTATGGATGAGTCAAAATGTCGCTACGACTTCTTTAGCTTAGCTATCTAGCTGTTTAGAAGCATCAACAGAAGTGCTCATCAATACTGAGGGACTGAATCAACGATTTAATAAAGCGGCCGTCCAATTTTTACAACATATATTAGCTGAACTACTAAACCGAAAATTGGCTTCATCTATACCGATCTCTTCTCCATATACTTCTGTTTTCAAGCGCATTCGTATTTTAGATTCAACTGCATTTCAACTCCCAGATCCCTTTTCATTTGTTTATCCAGGCGCAGGTGGATGCAGCCATCGAGACTCGATATTTAATCGGAGCCTGATGGTTGAGTCGTTTTTGAAGCCCTTATTACCGCTACTTTCCCCCGTATGTCTGAAATACCGCTTGTTTCTTGATATTTCCGAACCAAATCCATTCATTGCATTCTACTTTTAATCCCATACTTCTTCGTTATAACTGATTGACTACCCTCACCATTTAAAAAACTTTCTACAGCTTATATCTTTAATTCACCTGAATAAGTTCAAAATTTAGCCCCTTTTTGAACCATAATAAAATCCCTTTCAAGTAGAAGAACATCCGTGTTTGTTCATGTTTTTTTACACTGTATACCTTAAGGGGATAATATCAGTGGATGTCTTTTCTTTTTTAGTATGATTTTTATTGAATACGAGAATTTTGTCAATTTATATTTTAAAATATAAATTGACAAAATTTTTAGAATTGTTATATATTGTTTTTGTAATATTAAATTATACAGGCGTTTACTATGTTTTCGACTCGCAAAGCGTATACCAAAATAAAGGGGGGGTATTATGCAACATATATTTAGGCGATTTAGAGGTAAAAGCATTAAGAAAAAACTCATTTTTGCATTTTTACTAATTTTAATTGTACCTGGACTGATTATTGGTGGCGTTTCTTATCAAACCGCCAAAACTAATTTTGAGCAGCAAATTATGGAGAAAGCGAATGAAAATACTTCAGTTTTAAATGGGGTTATTAACCAAAATATGGAAGCGAAGTTTGTTGATGTAGCATATTTTGCGGATATTTTAACAGAGAATACGTATTTAGATGGACAAGAAGAGACTGTGAGAACGAATTTAGCACAATATATGAAACTTCACCCTGAAGTAGAAGGAATCCATATTGGAACAGAAACGGGAAAACTTATACGAGAACCGTTTATTCAAATGCCAGATGGATATAATCCGACGGAAAGAGATTGGTATAAAGAGGCAATTAAAAGTAAATATGAAGTAATTGTTACTGCTCCACATCAATCGGCTTCTACTAAAAATATGGTGGTAACCATGGCGAAACAGACGAAAGATGGTAAAGGTGTTATAGGTATTAATTTAAATTTAGATAATATATTAAAAATTTCTAAAATGGTTAATATCGGTAAAAAAGGCTATGCAGTTATTTTAGATCGAAATAAACAAATTGTTAGTCATCCTTCCCAAAAAGGTGGATCCAAAGCAACAGATGCTTGGGTAAAGCCAATCTATGAGAATGAAAAAGGTAATGTGTTTTATACAGAAAAAGATGATAATAAAAAATTGACTTTTACAACGAATAAGAAAACAGGTTGGAAAATAGTTGGCGTTATGTTTGAAGAGGAAGTTATTCAAGCTGCTGAACCAGTCTTTTATAAAACATTAATTGTAATTGTAATTTCTATTGTACTTGGTAGTTTGTTAGTATACTTCATCACACTTTCAATTACAAAACCATTAAGAAAAATTGTTGATTCTGCACATGAAATGAGTCAGGGGGATTTGACAAAACAAATTGCTGTGTATTCAAAAAATGAAATTGGTCAATTAGGAAATTCATTTAATGAAATGGTTACCTCTTTACGTGGGGTTATTTCACAAATTAATTCTTCAGCAGAACATGTTGCAGCATCGGCTGAAGAATTAACGGCGAGCGTACAACAAGCAAATGATGCGACAGATCAAATTACAATAGCAATGGAACAAGTATCAAGTGGTGCGGAAGCACAAAGTCAAGGTGTAGAAGAGGGGGTTGTTACACTACAACAAGTAAATACAGCAATTCAAAATGTAACAGGAAACGCTGAATCTATTTCTATGTCTTCTTCACATGCAAGAATAAAAGCCGAAGAAGGAGGCAGTTTAGTAGAGAAAACAGCTGTACAAATGCAGTCGATTTTTCAATCTGTTTCACAATCCGATACGGCAATTAAAATGTTAGGTGAGAAATCAAAACAGATTGGTGCGATTTCAGAAGTTATTCAAAATATTGCACAACAAACGAACTTATTAGCATTAAATGCAGCAATTGAAGCAGCAAGAGCAGGAGAACATGGACGTGGCTTTGCAATTGTGGCAGATGAAGTTAGAAAGCTAGCAGAACAATCAGGAGAATCATCAGCAGAAATTGCTAAAATTATTACAGAAATTCAGCAAGATATTGTGCAAACCGTGGACTCGATGGACAATGTAACAGAAGAAGTACAATCAGGCTTAGCAGTCGTAAGTCAGACAAAATCAAGCTTTACGGATATTTTAAGCTCTACCAATGACATTGTGTTACAAATTGATCAGATGGTAGAAGTGACGAAGCACATGGCTGGGGATGCAAATGAAGTGACGAATGCCATTGATGAAATTGCCGCCGCAACAGAAGAAAATACAGCAAGTATGCAAAGTGTAGCGGCATCAGCGGAAGAACAAATGAACTCAATGGAAGAAATTAGTGCTGCTGCTCAAAATTTAGCAGGAATGGCTGAAGAACTACAAGCGATGATTAAAAGATTTAAAGTATAATATCATAAAATAAGTAAGGTGTGAATCATATCACCTTACTTATTTTTTTATTTGTATAATATTATATAAAGGTATATTTTTAACTATAAAAACTATGACAAAATTTATCCTGTTTTCCTTTTTGCCTACTTGCTAAATTCAGCAAGTAAAATATTTTTAAAAGGATTAGGACTGTTAGCTTTACCCATGCTGTTTAAATTGACAGCCAACGTATGCTTGCCTCCAAGTGTACCTCCAGCAAGAGTAGAAAACCCTGGGACGCCACCTGTGTGTCCCCATATCAAGACACCGTTTGGAAGCTTAATTTCATAGATTCCAAGACCATATCCATCGATTCCCTCTCTTCCTGTAGGAACTGTAGTAAGCATTTGTTTTAGTTGCTGTTCCTTCAGTAATTTGCCACTGAGTAAGTAAGAGAAGAATTTGTTTAAGTCGTCAGCAGTAGAAATCATATCTCCATCCGAGCTACCTGGGTTAGAATAAGTAACGTCTTTTAGCTCACTTGCTCCGTCTGGTTGGACATATCCACGGGCATGCTGGGTGCCTGGAATAACGCTTGAATTGCCAGGTAGGAATGTATTCGACAATTCAAGCGGTTCAATAATCCGATTTTCAATCTCTTCCGCATAGCTGTTTCCAGTTACTTTTTCAATAAGGATACCCAGTAATACGTATCCTGTGTTTGAATAAGACCAGCCCTTTCCTGGGGCAAAGTCTGGGGGAAGAGAAATCCCCATCTTTACGAATTCGTCAGCCGTATACGATTTTTTTGTATCCATAATATCAAAGTCTTTTGACTTTATGTAGTCAGCGATACCACTTGTATGATTCAATATCTGCCGGATAGTAATCTGGTTACCCTCATATCCGTTTCCTTGAATGACACCAGGCAACCATTTTTCGATGGAGTCGTCTAGATTCAAGCGGTTCTCTCCAGCTAATTGAAGTAGAACTGTTGCAATGAACGTCTTCGTCACGCTGCCAATGCGAAAGCGAAAATCTGTTTTCATTGGTTGCTTGGTTCTCAGATCCGCTATCCCAGCGGCATAACCCCACGTTTTTCTATCTTTAGAAATTTTAGCAAGTATCCCCGGGAATCCAAGATGCAATGTATCCCGCATTGCTTGCTTGACGGAATTACGATCTCGTTGAGTGCTTGTGTGTGACGAACTAGATACATTTTGAGTGGGCTCTGCTTTTACAATTGAGGTTGGTGTTGTGTATAACAGGGAACTTCCAGCTATTAAAAGGGCCAGACTTGCAAATGTAATTTGACTACGTGTTTTCATAAGGTATTCCTCTCCTCTATTCATATTGTATAGGTGGTTGCTTGCTGTTTCATACTAACCACACAGCTATCATCTCCACCAATGACAAAAGGTCAACATTGAATTCGTAATCATCTTCATAATTATTATTTTTACAAACACTATTCTGTCCTAACAAACAGTAAATCCCTCTTTTTTCACATGTATGTTAACCCCAGAAATTACTTCTTTTTCTTGAAACACTCTTGTTACTGGTTTGTTTTTCATATATAAGTCATATCTGTTCCGTCTTTCACGCCTCTTTATACTTTTATCATACACAATGAAAATCTCTTTTTCCTTACCTATTCCTTACAAATTCCTTACGTTCAAAATAGCTTCTATAATAGGGTAGAAGGAGTATCTGTGCCTGAAATTTCGAAGTATTTTCCAATAAATATATGAATCAAAAAGAAACACAGAAGTTTTTCACTTCTATGTTTCTTTTTTTCGTCCTTTAAATATTAAAGATTTGGTTTACTCTTAACAGGGTGAATTCCGGCTCTTTTCTAATGTGATTTTTCTTCTTGCGATACAACATGAATGACATTGTGCTGCATGAAACACTCCTAACGTTGTTAAAATCACTTGTTTCTAAGTCGAAATGTATTTTTAACCTAGGGGGGATTCCATATCTATCAGCTTAAGAAAAATAAACGCCCTCAAAACGAAAAAATAAGCTGACTTCTCAAAGTAACTACCTGTAGAAAAAGAAAATGTTCATTTAGGGGGGATATTAAAACCTTTGCTTGATGGCGATGGAATACCGCCACATGACCATCAAGCTAATATTTTGAAGTACCCTAAAAATAAAAAGTTTATTTCTCTTTTTTGTTCTAGGGTACTATATAATTCTTAAGTTGATGGTCATGTATGGTGAGGTCTATTAGTGAGATACATTTGAATCGTCACATCTAACCTTTAAAAGATACGAATAATTCTATAAATTTACAATTTATTAATAATTAGTAACAAAACATTTACATTTTTTTTATTTTTCCTTAATATTTGTTTATTATTATCATTATTTGGAGTGTAAACAAAAGCAAACAAATAATATATCAAAAAGGAAATTTTATTACACTTTTATTATTTGTTATTCTTAATATTATGTTTTATTGTTTAAGGGGGAGTTTTGTGAGTAAAGTATTACATTTTGTTGGGAATATGAAAGTTGTTAAAAAGTTATTAATTTCATTTTTTGTGATTTTAATTGCGGCTGTCTCTATTATTGGGGGTATGTCCTATCAAACGGCTAAAAAGAATTTTGAATCACAAATTATGAGTAGTGCTCAGGATAATATTAAAATATTAGATCACTTAATCACTCAAATGATTGAGGAAAAATTTAATGATTTGAATAACCTTGCACGAGTGATTCATGGTGATATGTATCAAGGAGATAATCAAGATGAATTAAGGAAAGTGTTATCTCGATATAGTAAATCAAATAAAGATGTTGAACGAGTATATGTTGCAGGAAACAATAAGAAATTTGTGGCGGAACCCCATAGACAAATGGAAGCAGACTATGATCCAACGACACGTCCTTGGTTTAAAGATGCAGTGAATAAGCAAGGTGGAATCGTTGTCACGGAGCCGTATAAGACACAAGGATATGGAAATATTGTAGTAACGATTGCAAGGCAAACAGAAGATAAAAATGGTGTTGTAGCTCTAAGTTTAAGCATGGATCATTTATTAAAAACAACAAAGTTAATCAATATCGGTAAAAAAGGATATGTTATCATTTTAGATGGTAAGCAGAACAGAATTGCTCATCCGCAAGAAAAATTAGGTGATAAAGTAACTGGTACTTGGGCGAAGAAAATGTATGAAGATAACCAAGGTACTTATTCCTACTCTTATGGCGGTAGCGAAAAGAAACTGGTATTTGCTACAAATTCAAAAACGGGTTGGAAAATTGCTGGGACGATGTACTCAAATGAAATCGCTGAAGCCGCTCAGCCTGTATTTTATAATATGTTAATTGTTATGTTTATTTCATTGGTTGTAGGAGGAGCGCTTATTTATTTTGTGACGCTTTTTATTACGAAGCCTTTAAAGAGGTTAGTTGTAACTTCTAAAGAAATAAGTGAAGGGGACTTAACGAAAACAATTGAAATCCATTCTAATGATGAAATTGGTCAGCTTGCTAAAGGGTTTAATGAAATGACGTATTCATTGCGTACATTAATTGGTAGAATTAACACTTCAGCAGGACATGTTGCAGCTGCATCTGAAGAGTTGACAGCAAGTGTGAGGCAAGCGAGTGAGGCAACAGAACAAATTACAATGGCGATGGATCAAATGTCAAGCGGAGCAACTACACAAACTGCGAGCGTTGAAAATGGAGCGATGTTACTTCATGATGTGACAGAGGGAATTCAACATGTAGCAAATAGTTTTTCTTCCATTAGTAATGCTTCTGCATATACTCGCGAAAAAGCTGAGGACGGCGGAACACTTGTAGAAAAAACAGTGAATCAAATGCAGTCAATTGCAGAGTCTGTCTTGCAATCAGACGCTGTTATTCAATTACTGAATGATAAATCGAAACAAATTGGTGATATTTTAGGGGTCATTCAAAATATTGCTGATCAGACAAATCTGCTTGCTTTAAATGCGGCAATTGAAGCAGCGCGGGCAGGTGAGCATGGTAGAGGATTTGCTATTGTAGCTGATGAAGTACGAAAATTAGCGGAACAATCTAGTGTATCATCAAGTGAGATAGGTAAATTAATAGATGAAATACAGGCCGATATGAATAAGACTGTGAAGTTCATGGGGAATGTGAATGAAGAAGTTC of Bacillus clarus contains these proteins:
- a CDS encoding methyl-accepting chemotaxis protein, which encodes MMEKANENTSVLNGVINQNMEAKFVDVAYFADILTENTYLDGQEETVRTNLAQYMKLHPEVEGIHIGTETGKLIREPFIQMPDGYNPTERDWYKEAIKSKYEVIVTAPHQSASTKNMVVTMAKQTKDGKGVIGINLNLDNILKISKMVNIGKKGYAVILDRNKQIVSHPSQKGGSKATDAWVKPIYENEKGNVFYTEKDDNKKLTFTTNKKTGWKIVGVMFEEEVIQAAEPVFYKTLIVIVISIVLGSLLVYFITLSITKPLRKIVDSAHEMSQGDLTKQIAVYSKNEIGQLGNSFNEMVTSLRGVISQINSSAEHVAASAEELTASVQQANDATDQITIAMEQVSSGAEAQSQGVEEGVVTLQQVNTAIQNVTGNAESISMSSSHARIKAEEGGSLVEKTAVQMQSIFQSVSQSDTAIKMLGEKSKQIGAISEVIQNIAQQTNLLALNAAIEAARAGEHGRGFAIVADEVRKLAEQSGESSAEIAKIITEIQQDIVQTVDSMDNVTEEVQSGLAVVSQTKSSFTDILSSTNDIVLQIDQMVEVTKHMAGDANEVTNAIDEIAAATEENTASMQSVAASAEEQMNSMEEISAAAQNLAGMAEELQAMIKRFKV
- a CDS encoding serine hydrolase domain-containing protein, translated to MKTRSQITFASLALLIAGSSLLYTTPTSIVKAEPTQNVSSSSHTSTQRDRNSVKQAMRDTLHLGFPGILAKISKDRKTWGYAAGIADLRTKQPMKTDFRFRIGSVTKTFIATVLLQLAGENRLNLDDSIEKWLPGVIQGNGYEGNQITIRQILNHTSGIADYIKSKDFDIMDTKKSYTADEFVKMGISLPPDFAPGKGWSYSNTGYVLLGILIEKVTGNSYAEEIENRIIEPLELSNTFLPGNSSVIPGTQHARGYVQPDGASELKDVTYSNPGSSDGDMISTADDLNKFFSYLLSGKLLKEQQLKQMLTTVPTGREGIDGYGLGIYEIKLPNGVLIWGHTGGVPGFSTLAGGTLGGKHTLAVNLNSMGKANSPNPFKNILLAEFSK
- a CDS encoding methyl-accepting chemotaxis protein, whose translation is MFYCLRGSFVSKVLHFVGNMKVVKKLLISFFVILIAAVSIIGGMSYQTAKKNFESQIMSSAQDNIKILDHLITQMIEEKFNDLNNLARVIHGDMYQGDNQDELRKVLSRYSKSNKDVERVYVAGNNKKFVAEPHRQMEADYDPTTRPWFKDAVNKQGGIVVTEPYKTQGYGNIVVTIARQTEDKNGVVALSLSMDHLLKTTKLINIGKKGYVIILDGKQNRIAHPQEKLGDKVTGTWAKKMYEDNQGTYSYSYGGSEKKLVFATNSKTGWKIAGTMYSNEIAEAAQPVFYNMLIVMFISLVVGGALIYFVTLFITKPLKRLVVTSKEISEGDLTKTIEIHSNDEIGQLAKGFNEMTYSLRTLIGRINTSAGHVAAASEELTASVRQASEATEQITMAMDQMSSGATTQTASVENGAMLLHDVTEGIQHVANSFSSISNASAYTREKAEDGGTLVEKTVNQMQSIAESVLQSDAVIQLLNDKSKQIGDILGVIQNIADQTNLLALNAAIEAARAGEHGRGFAIVADEVRKLAEQSSVSSSEIGKLIDEIQADMNKTVKFMGNVNEEVQSGIIIANDTKQNFAEILHATNEIAEQIKMMVQTANGMSKGANDVSISVSEIAITTQSNAVSTQNVAASAEEQLASMEEISSAASTLSQMAEELQMLIERFKM